In a genomic window of Halalkalicoccus sp. CG83:
- a CDS encoding sulfatase, which produces MADNILLIVADTARADIFYQLLDSGHLPNVQSLIGSGCQYKRAISPSPWSLPSHANIFTGRLASDHGAHAGNKRFDPTTPTIAELLRDGGYRTAALSGNIWISPHFGFERGFEQFSMKYDRLWSGADLSSTVKAGSFRERVEKFAESVGMKTAFPTLVNGIYSKYQLRKQHKGGPNTTRRTRAWIRQHGTDDKPFFYFLSYLEPHLEYRPPEHLTEQFLPSDIHYDEAMSIKQEPWRYIAGDVKYSDREFDALRALYKATLVFVDEQIGALIDELESQSIRDETTIIVVADHGENIGDYGLMDHQYCLYQTLVQVPLIISGSEFDTDPVLDLVSTRDLFPTILDIAGIEPPDHAGISRNSLIDSDREVAISEYLAPQPSIDSLRKRVGAEIQSDRPLDRTYRAIQTTEWKLIEASDGSVELYNLSQDSQEIDECSNEYPDQVEVLRDELEERDVPISQQETGEILADERTQQRLADLGYI; this is translated from the coding sequence ATGGCAGATAATATTCTACTCATCGTGGCCGATACCGCTCGGGCCGATATTTTCTATCAGTTGCTTGATTCTGGGCACCTCCCTAATGTTCAATCATTAATTGGTTCGGGATGTCAATATAAGCGGGCAATTAGCCCAAGTCCGTGGTCATTACCCTCACACGCGAATATCTTTACTGGCCGTCTGGCAAGTGACCATGGTGCTCATGCTGGCAATAAACGATTCGATCCTACTACTCCGACTATAGCTGAATTACTTCGTGATGGCGGATATCGAACAGCAGCACTATCGGGCAATATCTGGATCAGTCCTCACTTTGGTTTTGAGAGAGGATTTGAACAGTTTTCGATGAAATATGATCGGCTATGGAGTGGGGCGGATCTCTCATCCACTGTAAAAGCCGGCTCATTCCGCGAAAGGGTTGAGAAGTTCGCCGAAAGTGTTGGTATGAAGACAGCATTCCCGACACTTGTCAACGGGATATATAGCAAGTATCAGCTTCGAAAACAACACAAGGGGGGACCCAACACGACCCGCCGCACGCGGGCCTGGATTCGACAGCACGGAACAGACGACAAACCCTTCTTTTATTTCCTGAGTTATTTAGAACCTCATTTGGAGTATCGCCCACCAGAGCACCTCACAGAGCAGTTCTTGCCGTCCGATATCCACTACGACGAGGCGATGAGTATTAAACAAGAACCATGGCGATATATCGCGGGTGATGTCAAATATTCCGATCGAGAGTTTGACGCACTCAGAGCGCTCTACAAAGCGACCCTTGTATTCGTGGACGAGCAGATCGGTGCCCTCATTGATGAGCTCGAATCACAGAGCATCCGGGATGAAACGACAATCATCGTTGTCGCCGACCATGGGGAGAATATTGGCGACTATGGTTTAATGGACCATCAATACTGTCTCTACCAGACACTTGTACAAGTACCACTCATTATATCTGGTTCAGAGTTTGATACGGACCCTGTCCTGGATCTCGTCTCCACGAGAGACCTCTTTCCGACTATTTTAGATATCGCCGGCATTGAGCCGCCTGATCACGCCGGAATCTCGCGAAACAGCCTTATCGATAGCGACCGGGAAGTTGCGATTTCAGAATATCTCGCACCTCAACCCTCAATCGACTCCCTTCGCAAGCGTGTTGGGGCTGAAATTCAATCTGATCGCCCTCTCGATAGAACCTACCGAGCAATTCAGACTACTGAATGGAAACTCATTGAAGCCTCTGACGGCAGTGTTGAGCTCTATAACCTCTCTCAGGATTCTCAAGAGATCGACGAGTGTAGCAATGAATATCCGGATCAAGTCGAGGTACTTCGAGACGAATTAGAGGAACGTGACGTGCCAATTTCACAACAGGAAACCGGGGAGATACTAGCTGACGAGAGGACCCAACAGAGACTTGCAGATTTGGGCTACATCTGA
- a CDS encoding NTP transferase domain-containing protein, whose product MEAIILGAGEGSRMGDKTSNRPKLFLEIGEETIYQHQLSKIDLYCDKITIAIGHGFTDGTNPKDTFNIPSQLTANVEFIVIDDWENHENAYTAMKALQGSHDDIMLICGDVIFTQSTIDQIVNKFLGSHKGIGANSVGIVEGLQDEMTAVQINDNGVIDKYGAIEGHQEIGVFILNEAHIADAIEILKGNLDYWFPVIFEQLPSRPVFVDENKRFEINKPEHLEQAQKMFSD is encoded by the coding sequence ATGGAAGCTATCATCTTAGGAGCAGGCGAAGGAAGTAGGATGGGGGATAAGACCTCAAATAGGCCGAAGCTTTTCTTAGAGATAGGTGAAGAGACTATTTATCAGCATCAACTATCAAAAATTGACTTATATTGTGACAAGATTACTATTGCAATTGGACACGGCTTTACAGACGGCACTAATCCAAAAGATACGTTCAATATACCCTCACAACTAACTGCGAATGTCGAGTTCATAGTAATCGATGATTGGGAGAATCATGAGAATGCTTACACTGCGATGAAGGCGCTGCAAGGAAGTCATGACGATATAATGTTGATTTGTGGTGATGTTATATTCACTCAGTCCACTATCGATCAGATTGTTAATAAATTCTTGGGATCGCATAAAGGGATAGGGGCAAATTCAGTGGGGATTGTAGAGGGTCTCCAAGATGAGATGACCGCAGTACAAATCAACGATAATGGTGTAATTGATAAATACGGGGCGATTGAAGGCCATCAAGAAATAGGAGTATTCATACTGAATGAAGCACATATAGCTGACGCAATAGAGATTCTGAAAGGCAACCTGGACTACTGGTTTCCAGTTATTTTCGAACAATTGCCATCTCGTCCAGTGTTCGTCGATGAGAATAAAAGATTTGAAATAAATAAGCCTGAACACTTGGAACAGGCACAGAAGATGTTTTCTGATTAG
- a CDS encoding CDP-glycerol glycerophosphotransferase family protein — METKLLADLKKLIEKVSIYDPFIVLLSFISPRIPHLWTFESAKGERFDGNSKYLYLHCENKENIRNIWISSTDSIVARLRERGFEAYNASSLKGRYYLLRSGASFSTHGPNFWRYLFRSNLVFLHHGIPLKTMNEDDPDESSSLIHRYGDLVWRRLFLTTSMGKPFELFKSAFRLTKSHAIVGRYPRTDPFFKTVNGQDIEINSEFLQEVKEVHQSKKTIFYTPTFRKNRKGEINAVDHFLENRSLQELNDGLSESDAHLYISLHPMRATQSVSDSYSNISTLKTGGDIYPYLRFCDLMITDYSSIFYDYLLLNRPIVFFAPDAEEYEETHGMYFDYHQHVPGPVVETIPALIAEITKKRVADEYQDIREEMREEYYTNSELIPSEETYQSIRNKLDI, encoded by the coding sequence ATGGAGACGAAATTACTAGCCGACTTAAAAAAGTTAATAGAGAAAGTTTCGATCTACGATCCCTTCATCGTTTTATTATCATTTATTTCTCCAAGAATACCACATCTTTGGACCTTTGAATCAGCTAAAGGTGAACGATTTGATGGGAACAGCAAATATCTGTATCTACACTGTGAAAATAAAGAGAACATACGCAATATCTGGATTTCTTCAACCGACTCTATTGTAGCAAGACTGCGTGAACGCGGCTTTGAGGCCTATAATGCTAGTAGTCTAAAGGGGAGATATTATCTACTACGATCCGGCGCTTCTTTTAGCACTCATGGGCCAAACTTTTGGAGATATCTCTTCCGATCAAATTTAGTATTTCTACACCATGGGATACCATTAAAAACAATGAATGAGGATGACCCAGACGAATCATCTTCTCTTATTCATAGATATGGTGATCTAGTCTGGCGCAGGTTATTTCTAACAACAAGCATGGGAAAACCGTTCGAATTATTTAAAAGTGCATTTCGGCTTACCAAGTCTCATGCAATAGTCGGTCGCTATCCGAGAACAGATCCGTTTTTTAAAACTGTCAATGGCCAAGATATAGAAATCAACTCCGAATTTTTACAAGAAGTGAAAGAAGTCCACCAGTCGAAAAAAACGATTTTCTACACGCCTACATTTCGAAAGAATCGGAAAGGAGAGATCAATGCTGTAGATCACTTTTTGGAAAATCGTAGCCTTCAAGAACTCAATGACGGTTTGAGTGAGTCTGATGCTCATCTTTATATCTCGCTCCATCCAATGAGAGCTACTCAATCTGTCTCAGATTCATACAGTAATATTTCGACTCTTAAAACTGGGGGTGATATATACCCATATTTACGATTTTGCGATTTAATGATCACTGATTATTCTTCAATATTTTATGATTATCTACTTCTGAACAGGCCAATCGTCTTTTTCGCCCCGGACGCTGAAGAGTATGAAGAAACACATGGAATGTACTTTGATTATCATCAGCATGTTCCCGGTCCTGTGGTTGAAACCATTCCTGCACTCATCGCGGAGATCACCAAGAAAAGAGTGGCAGATGAATATCAAGATATCCGAGAAGAGATGAGAGAAGAATATTATACAAATAGTGAACTAATACCCTCGGAAGAAACTTATCAGAGTATAAGAAACAAGCTTGACATATGA
- a CDS encoding type II toxin-antitoxin system VapC family toxin → MKAFFDTNVLVAAVVSDEQRSTTAVRLLNEIDEGHTSILNVMELRSVLSKKKAFERERIDRIEDRIARKTTVTFPDASDIVAANQLQSETLLYPMDALILTSAESIDSPLVSFDAELVEHGAIEPEELL, encoded by the coding sequence ATGAAGGCGTTTTTCGATACGAACGTTCTCGTTGCCGCCGTCGTCTCTGATGAACAACGATCGACCACTGCCGTTCGTCTACTAAACGAGATCGATGAGGGACATACGTCGATATTAAACGTAATGGAGCTCCGTAGCGTTCTCTCGAAAAAGAAGGCGTTCGAACGCGAGCGGATCGATCGAATCGAGGATCGTATCGCTCGTAAAACCACCGTAACGTTTCCTGATGCCTCCGATATCGTAGCTGCGAATCAGTTGCAATCGGAGACGCTACTATATCCGATGGATGCGCTAATTCTCACATCCGCGGAATCAATTGACTCCCCGCTCGTCTCGTTCGATGCTGAATTGGTCGAACATGGCGCTATCGAGCCTGAAGAACTCCTCTGA
- a CDS encoding DUF2080 family transposase-associated protein: MDRYETDDAKEVLDRTVKPFGSGGAHITVPKRWIGAEVKVVRVSDPDPSDE; the protein is encoded by the coding sequence ATGGATCGGTACGAAACCGACGACGCCAAAGAAGTCCTCGACCGAACCGTGAAACCGTTCGGGAGCGGTGGTGCTCACATCACTGTTCCGAAGCGGTGGATCGGTGCCGAGGTCAAAGTCGTCCGTGTTTCCGATCCCGATCCATCCGACGAGTAG
- a CDS encoding RNA-guided endonuclease InsQ/TnpB family protein, whose product MRYNYRCRLKPTDELHERLAWTVDTCRQVYNHFLHRLNRVDGTSAYSEQSLLPDLKREWDDLKDVHSKVLQKVVQRLYDNLSTLKGRKENGYRVGELKWKAPQEYHSIKYSQTGFKLNNTSGRPVLSLSTIGDVPMVYHREVPDDATIKEVVVKQEPTGEWFAVLGLETENDTPPKPENPEQCVGIDVGILKYAHDSDGTDVEGPGLSYERERLERAQRDLSRKQHGSANYRKQQRVVAQRHADLKRKRRDFLHKLSNYYAREYDLVAVEDLDAKGLMELPSNSRNRASAAWGTSLRMLEYKCEREGTHYVPVDPRGTTKECSNCGVETEKPLWVREHSCPSCGFEADRDLNAAYNILSRGLTEVGVVHPDLMWFERAELSRHHERRVASFERPAETALPTGTDSVPAKRVLETGSRSKGAERLS is encoded by the coding sequence ATGCGCTACAACTACAGGTGTCGGCTCAAACCGACCGACGAACTCCACGAACGGTTAGCGTGGACTGTCGATACCTGCCGGCAGGTCTACAACCACTTCCTTCACCGACTCAACCGAGTAGACGGAACCTCCGCCTACTCCGAACAGTCACTCCTCCCCGACCTCAAACGCGAGTGGGACGATCTGAAGGACGTTCACTCGAAAGTGCTGCAGAAAGTCGTTCAGCGGTTGTACGACAACCTCTCGACGCTGAAGGGGCGGAAAGAGAACGGCTACCGCGTCGGCGAACTGAAGTGGAAGGCCCCGCAGGAATATCATTCGATTAAGTACAGTCAAACCGGCTTCAAGCTCAACAACACGAGCGGTCGGCCTGTACTCTCTCTTTCCACGATCGGCGACGTTCCGATGGTCTACCACCGCGAGGTCCCCGACGACGCTACGATCAAGGAGGTCGTCGTCAAGCAGGAGCCTACGGGCGAGTGGTTCGCCGTCCTCGGACTCGAAACCGAGAACGACACACCGCCGAAGCCCGAGAACCCCGAGCAGTGCGTCGGCATCGACGTAGGGATTCTCAAGTACGCCCACGACAGCGACGGAACCGACGTCGAAGGTCCCGGCCTCTCGTACGAACGCGAGCGGTTGGAACGCGCACAACGCGACCTCTCGCGGAAGCAACACGGTTCGGCGAACTACCGCAAGCAACAGCGGGTCGTCGCCCAACGCCACGCCGACTTGAAGCGGAAGCGTCGGGACTTCCTCCACAAGCTCTCGAACTACTACGCTCGGGAATACGACCTCGTTGCTGTCGAGGACCTCGACGCGAAAGGGTTGATGGAACTCCCGTCGAACTCCCGCAACCGAGCATCCGCCGCGTGGGGGACGTCCCTTCGGATGCTCGAATACAAGTGCGAACGCGAGGGCACGCACTACGTTCCGGTCGATCCGCGCGGGACGACGAAGGAATGTTCCAACTGTGGCGTCGAAACCGAGAAGCCGCTGTGGGTCCGCGAACACTCGTGCCCCTCGTGCGGGTTCGAAGCGGACAGGGACCTCAACGCGGCGTACAACATCCTTTCTCGCGGACTCACAGAAGTAGGGGTGGTTCACCCCGATTTAATGTGGTTCGAGAGAGCGGAGCTCTCTCGTCATCACGAAAGACGCGTAGCGTCTTTCGAACGACCTGCGGAGACTGCGCTCCCTACGGGAACCGATTCGGTTCCTGCAAAGCGCGTCTTGGAAACAGGAAGTCGTTCGAAAGGCGCAGAGCGCCTTTCGTGA
- a CDS encoding PIN domain-containing protein, with protein MNCLDSSLLSDYLRSDSAGHERAAAVIEGYDGTWYVPTPVLWEMLRYGAQADRQDGVARTASALDWFEALPVTTAAVREAALIEAELLDRGAPINAVDMLIAGIVREAGGTIVTRDGDFERVDGLAVEAYD; from the coding sequence ATGAACTGTTTGGACAGTAGCCTCCTAAGCGATTACCTGCGCTCCGACAGCGCCGGTCACGAGCGAGCGGCCGCGGTGATCGAGGGGTACGACGGGACATGGTACGTTCCGACGCCCGTCCTGTGGGAGATGCTGCGATACGGCGCGCAGGCCGACCGCCAGGATGGCGTCGCGAGGACGGCCTCGGCGCTCGACTGGTTCGAGGCACTCCCCGTGACCACGGCGGCGGTTCGGGAGGCGGCGCTGATCGAGGCCGAGCTGCTCGATCGGGGCGCGCCGATCAACGCCGTGGACATGCTGATCGCGGGCATCGTCCGCGAGGCTGGCGGAACGATCGTCACTCGCGACGGCGACTTCGAGCGCGTCGACGGGTTGGCCGTCGAGGCGTACGACTAG
- a CDS encoding antitoxin VapB family protein produces the protein MVTKTLTITEDAYERLKSHKREDESFSDVVTRLTAARADPSKARGLFDGTDAGIDHDERHARLGEEIDEHHDELFGQ, from the coding sequence ATGGTGACAAAGACGCTCACAATCACGGAGGATGCCTACGAGCGCCTCAAATCACACAAACGCGAGGACGAGAGCTTCAGCGATGTCGTTACCCGCCTCACGGCAGCACGTGCCGACCCCTCGAAGGCCCGCGGACTGTTCGACGGGACCGACGCCGGCATCGATCACGACGAACGCCACGCGCGACTGGGCGAGGAGATCGACGAGCATCACGATGAACTGTTTGGACAGTAG
- a CDS encoding Cdc6/Cdc18 family protein, which translates to MGSDKYDDLFDETAPADSVFADKGALDPLAEPDEIIARDEQERELATILNGIHEGYLPPTVSIHGPPGTGKTLTTRRVAEEFAARTEDLAVEYVNLKECRTIFSAANEIYLELTGDRKKSYEGLDGVFEGIWIALEAYPQYTVLILDEIDQLQHDTNYDPNEFLYRLLRGEGKLKRGIDLSVWLISNRLIEVDLRLDSRVESAMSTEEVFFGPYGFHELADILIPRLVRAFADESVTPGAAKHGTRQAATRWGDARKGLTLFRNAGEIANQRELATVTRECIDDSLEATEQNAIMEKLTQLPLNHVGVLVAATSWTDKQTGEIVQPVTTEQIRESMERGIILNPPLGKRAIQGVVTDLETMGLLETWIESRGREGRVKQHKTTFDPQLAGEIRENHPDLS; encoded by the coding sequence ATGGGATCAGACAAGTACGACGATCTCTTCGACGAGACGGCCCCTGCTGACAGCGTCTTCGCCGACAAAGGCGCGCTCGATCCGTTAGCCGAACCGGACGAGATCATCGCCCGTGATGAACAGGAGCGCGAACTCGCGACGATCCTCAACGGTATCCACGAGGGCTATCTCCCGCCGACCGTCTCGATCCACGGACCGCCCGGAACGGGAAAGACCCTGACGACGCGACGAGTCGCTGAGGAGTTCGCCGCTCGGACCGAGGATCTTGCTGTTGAGTACGTGAATCTCAAGGAGTGTCGAACGATCTTCAGCGCGGCCAACGAGATCTATCTCGAACTAACCGGCGACCGGAAGAAGTCGTATGAAGGACTGGACGGCGTCTTCGAGGGGATCTGGATCGCGCTGGAGGCGTACCCGCAGTATACGGTCCTGATCCTCGACGAGATCGACCAGCTCCAGCACGACACGAACTACGATCCAAACGAGTTTCTCTACCGACTACTGCGCGGCGAGGGGAAGCTTAAACGCGGGATCGATCTCTCCGTGTGGCTGATCAGCAACCGACTCATCGAGGTGGATCTCCGCCTCGACAGCAGGGTCGAAAGTGCGATGAGTACTGAAGAGGTGTTTTTCGGTCCATATGGATTCCATGAGTTAGCCGACATTCTCATTCCACGTCTAGTGCGTGCATTTGCCGACGAATCCGTCACACCAGGAGCAGCAAAGCATGGAACAAGACAGGCTGCAACTCGCTGGGGCGATGCACGCAAAGGTCTGACCCTATTTCGTAATGCAGGAGAAATAGCAAATCAACGTGAATTAGCGACCGTGACAAGAGAGTGCATTGATGATAGTCTTGAAGCGACAGAACAGAACGCAATCATGGAGAAGCTAACTCAGCTACCGTTAAATCATGTAGGGGTCTTAGTAGCAGCCACCAGTTGGACAGATAAACAAACCGGTGAGATCGTCCAACCTGTAACTACAGAGCAGATACGTGAGTCGATGGAAAGGGGGATTATCTTAAACCCACCATTAGGAAAGCGGGCAATTCAAGGCGTCGTTACAGATCTCGAAACGATGGGATTGCTCGAAACCTGGATCGAATCACGAGGGCGCGAGGGGCGAGTGAAGCAACACAAAACGACGTTTGATCCCCAGCTCGCCGGAGAAATCAGGGAGAACCATCCCGACCTTTCCTAA
- the aglF gene encoding UTP--glucose-1-phosphate uridylyltransferase AglF: MKAVILAAGKGTRLRPLTEDKPKAMVEVDETPLIEHCFEQLADLGAEEFVVVVGYMKEHIIEHFGDSYEGIPITYAHQREQKGLAHALLTVEDHIDEEFMLMLGDNVFNANLEDVAQRQQEERTDAAFLVEEVPWEEASRYGVCDTNSLGEVTEVVEKPEDPPTNLVMTGFYTFSPEIFHACHLVQPSNRGEYEISEAIDLLIRSGRTIDAIGLDGWRIDVGYPEDRDEAERRLQDASEVEAEAD, encoded by the coding sequence ATGAAAGCCGTCATACTGGCTGCCGGCAAGGGAACCCGGCTACGACCCCTAACGGAGGACAAGCCCAAGGCGATGGTCGAGGTCGACGAGACACCGCTTATCGAGCACTGCTTCGAGCAGCTCGCTGATCTGGGCGCCGAGGAGTTCGTCGTCGTCGTCGGCTACATGAAGGAGCACATCATCGAGCACTTCGGCGACAGCTATGAGGGGATCCCGATCACGTACGCCCATCAGCGCGAACAGAAGGGGTTGGCCCACGCGCTGTTGACCGTCGAGGATCACATCGACGAGGAGTTCATGCTGATGCTCGGCGACAACGTCTTCAACGCGAACCTTGAGGACGTCGCTCAGCGCCAGCAGGAAGAGCGCACGGACGCCGCGTTCCTCGTCGAGGAAGTGCCCTGGGAGGAGGCCTCCCGCTACGGCGTTTGTGACACTAACAGCCTCGGCGAGGTCACCGAGGTCGTTGAGAAACCCGAGGATCCGCCGACGAACCTCGTGATGACCGGATTCTACACGTTCAGCCCGGAAATATTCCACGCCTGTCACCTCGTCCAGCCCTCGAACCGCGGCGAGTACGAGATCAGCGAGGCGATCGACCTGCTGATCCGCTCGGGCCGAACGATCGACGCGATCGGGCTCGACGGATGGCGCATTGACGTCGGCTACCCCGAGGACCGCGACGAGGCCGAACGCCGTCTCCAGGACGCGAGCGAAGTGGAAGCCGAAGCGGACTGA
- a CDS encoding D-glucuronyl C5-epimerase family protein codes for MEKSGSTRRKALRSLGLGGLLLLGGCSGEQASSGETEETNEAEMENETNDTENNRTQNVDSDRVEISGIPVHRNQYDLVELPFEGWPQYGEERILPPYCEYPNAAAVDEEIPDLQMNTVTLMEVEDDEGHHPLRTTRTMMRLIHCYRESDGDERYLEKADSISAALVDIATEQDGALYFPYTFDWSSPGGEQPLYSPWFGGMSQGTALTAYAHLYEVTGSEHYRELADRVFQSFTNVRRTTGEDDIWTTVVTETPTELSDEEMGYFWIEEYPTEPPNHVLNGFVVGLFGLYDYWLHVGGQKSADVLQAALTTVEDHIDDFREPGEISWYALSRGYRGNVHYHSTHINQLELLYDLSGHERFLEAAETFREDHAYKEYRPDRR; via the coding sequence ATGGAGAAAAGCGGTTCAACACGGCGCAAGGCTCTCCGTTCACTCGGTCTCGGAGGACTTCTGCTTTTAGGGGGCTGTTCTGGTGAGCAAGCGTCCTCCGGAGAGACCGAGGAGACCAACGAAGCGGAGATGGAGAACGAAACCAACGACACGGAGAACAATCGGACCCAGAATGTAGACTCCGATCGGGTAGAAATAAGCGGCATTCCCGTCCATAGGAACCAGTACGATTTAGTAGAGCTCCCGTTCGAAGGGTGGCCTCAGTACGGCGAGGAGCGAATCCTCCCGCCATACTGCGAATATCCCAACGCCGCTGCTGTCGACGAGGAAATCCCTGATCTTCAGATGAACACGGTCACATTGATGGAAGTGGAGGACGATGAGGGTCACCATCCGCTACGAACGACACGGACGATGATGCGGCTGATTCATTGCTACCGCGAGAGTGATGGCGACGAGCGCTACCTCGAGAAGGCTGACTCGATCTCTGCGGCGCTCGTCGATATCGCCACCGAGCAGGACGGCGCGCTCTATTTTCCATACACGTTCGATTGGTCGAGTCCCGGCGGTGAGCAGCCATTATACTCGCCATGGTTCGGTGGGATGTCCCAGGGGACCGCGCTCACTGCTTACGCACATCTCTACGAGGTGACCGGCAGCGAGCACTACCGCGAGCTCGCGGATCGGGTATTCCAGAGCTTCACGAACGTCCGGCGTACCACCGGCGAGGACGATATTTGGACGACGGTCGTCACTGAGACCCCTACCGAACTCTCAGACGAGGAGATGGGCTACTTTTGGATTGAGGAGTATCCAACTGAGCCACCAAATCACGTGCTCAACGGATTTGTCGTCGGACTGTTCGGATTGTACGACTACTGGCTTCATGTCGGCGGTCAGAAGAGCGCGGACGTCCTGCAGGCGGCACTCACTACTGTCGAGGATCACATCGATGATTTCCGTGAACCCGGTGAAATCAGCTGGTACGCCCTGAGCCGCGGGTATCGAGGAAACGTCCACTACCATAGTACACACATCAACCAGTTGGAACTGCTGTACGATCTCTCCGGCCACGAGCGCTTCTTAGAGGCAGCTGAGACGTTCAGAGAGGATCATGCCTACAAGGAGTATCGGCCTGATCGACGGTAG
- a CDS encoding PIN domain-containing protein, translating to MSKRRSSSNALVPILEKEQQNIIGVVLSKEVVPIDERIAQRAGRLHGELYNDGTPVDMHDCLIVATSIDFEEPVVTRNVDHFERIDDVQVVDWNAF from the coding sequence GTGTCAAAAAGGCGGTCGTCATCGAACGCGCTCGTCCCGATCCTCGAGAAAGAACAGCAGAACATCATTGGCGTCGTTCTGTCGAAAGAGGTCGTCCCGATCGACGAACGGATCGCACAGCGCGCTGGGCGGCTACACGGCGAGCTCTACAACGATGGGACGCCGGTGGACATGCACGACTGTCTCATTGTGGCGACGTCGATCGACTTCGAGGAGCCTGTCGTGACGCGCAACGTCGATCACTTCGAACGAATCGACGACGTCCAGGTCGTCGACTGGAACGCGTTCTGA
- a CDS encoding helix-turn-helix transcriptional regulator, translating into MDTERLIELIRRAPVLQVLQEEGAADRRELEQHLNVSKSTVHRFTRALREYGLIERADGKFVLTSLGEVSIAEVTAFGTSIETLWELAPVLEAASANGIEIDVAAFTDATVTIAEPGNPYRPVNRFMSLISETETLRGLDPASINPLHLDEIYERIVTGMHTDVVFRPAVVEELLTSNSDRARTAFESGNLTIRTHDDLPFGLTLADDRIGVGIYGDEMGLLRLYVDTDAPAAYEWAEEVYTDYRDTATELTEHTELSRLPPVQVLNTDN; encoded by the coding sequence ATGGATACTGAGCGGCTTATCGAACTCATCAGGCGTGCTCCGGTCCTGCAGGTACTGCAAGAAGAGGGTGCGGCGGACCGACGGGAGTTAGAGCAGCATCTGAACGTCTCAAAATCCACCGTCCATCGATTCACGAGAGCACTCAGGGAGTACGGCCTGATCGAGCGCGCCGACGGTAAATTCGTGCTCACGTCCCTAGGCGAGGTGAGCATTGCGGAAGTCACAGCGTTCGGAACGTCCATTGAGACGCTGTGGGAACTCGCCCCGGTCTTGGAGGCCGCAAGCGCCAACGGCATCGAGATCGACGTGGCGGCGTTCACCGACGCAACCGTAACGATCGCCGAACCCGGTAACCCCTATCGGCCGGTGAACCGATTCATGTCGTTGATAAGCGAAACCGAGACGCTGCGTGGTCTCGACCCCGCCTCGATCAACCCGCTGCACCTAGACGAGATCTATGAACGCATCGTCACCGGCATGCACACCGACGTCGTCTTTCGGCCGGCGGTCGTTGAGGAACTTCTGACATCGAACTCCGATCGAGCCCGGACGGCCTTCGAGAGCGGGAATCTCACGATTCGGACGCATGACGATCTCCCCTTCGGACTGACGCTCGCTGACGACCGGATCGGGGTCGGGATCTACGGGGACGAGATGGGCCTCTTGCGGCTGTACGTCGATACTGACGCGCCCGCCGCTTACGAGTGGGCCGAGGAGGTCTACACTGACTACCGTGATACCGCAACCGAACTCACGGAGCACACCGAGCTTTCTCGATTACCGCCCGTCCAAGTACTCAACACCGACAACTAA
- a CDS encoding DUF4870 domain-containing protein — MASTTHEIDDEPAVATVESESGLDENVAGALSYLFGFVTGLIFFLIEKENDFVRFHAAQSMAFSGVVFVAYIALSIVGTVMTTVLFSSTSTFFVGSIVSMVLGLVWLVLALGGFAIWIYLMIKAYQGKTPRIPVAAGIADKLM, encoded by the coding sequence ATGGCAAGCACGACACATGAAATCGACGACGAACCAGCGGTTGCGACCGTAGAGAGCGAATCCGGATTGGACGAGAACGTCGCAGGAGCGCTCTCATACCTATTCGGCTTTGTGACGGGGCTGATTTTCTTCCTGATCGAGAAAGAAAACGACTTCGTGCGGTTCCACGCCGCCCAGAGCATGGCCTTCTCGGGCGTGGTCTTCGTCGCGTACATTGCGTTGAGCATCGTCGGAACGGTCATGACGACGGTGCTGTTCTCCAGTACGAGCACCTTCTTCGTCGGGAGCATCGTCTCGATGGTGCTCGGGCTGGTCTGGCTGGTTCTCGCGCTCGGCGGATTCGCCATCTGGATCTACCTCATGATCAAAGCGTACCAGGGCAAGACCCCACGGATCCCCGTTGCCGCAGGCATCGCCGACAAATTGATGTAA